One genomic segment of Culturomica massiliensis includes these proteins:
- a CDS encoding YbaN family protein — protein sequence MRKVLYISIGILSVCLGIIGIFVPGLPTTPFLLLSSWLFYKSSKRMHDFLHRSKWLGDYIRRYESKQGVSWTSKLISIGCMWTMISISAFVVLENWHFRILLLVLGLIGTVSVIFIVPTSKKDR from the coding sequence ATGCGAAAAGTTTTATATATCAGTATCGGGATTCTTTCCGTGTGTTTGGGTATCATTGGGATATTTGTCCCGGGACTGCCGACAACCCCTTTTCTATTGTTGAGTTCCTGGCTTTTTTACAAAAGTTCTAAACGAATGCACGATTTTTTACACCGTTCGAAGTGGCTGGGGGATTATATCCGGCGTTATGAATCGAAACAGGGAGTAAGTTGGACCTCAAAGCTGATTTCAATCGGCTGTATGTGGACGATGATTTCTATTTCCGCTTTTGTTGTTCTGGAAAATTGGCATTTTCGTATCCTGCTTCTTGTTTTAGGGCTGATCGGTACGGTAAGCGTAATTTTTATTGTTCCTACTTCTAAAAAAGACCGGTAA